The proteins below come from a single Cloacibacillus sp. genomic window:
- the rodA gene encoding rod shape-determining protein RodA — protein sequence MAEKFSTSWSDIRSYTDWVMIIVTLVLFCFGLAAIYSASASFAKGDASVSGFVIRQMVWGAMSAVVYLAVLKADYRNFLKYAGPLFVCIVIIFVALLVVGHTAKGSQRWFNFGFFRFQPSELGKVIFALALARLCSALPPNNRRGIGAAVLVAGAAIVPIMLQPDLGSSLVYAVMLIAVFIAAGTPVKILASMAGVGMAMLPLGWMVLKPYQRMRLLVFLDPTIDPQGSGYNVIQSRIAVGSGGLYGKGFMHGTQGKLHFLPEPHTDFIFSVFSEEFGFIGCAVVLLFFAVLLWRILNVSQYTKDLQAKLMCAAIAAWLWFQIMESVAMSMGLAPVTGLPLPLFSYGGSSLLVISLGLALVQSANIVARKDRF from the coding sequence ATGGCTGAAAAATTTTCCACGAGTTGGAGCGACATCCGGTCATACACAGATTGGGTAATGATCATTGTCACTCTCGTCCTCTTCTGCTTCGGCCTCGCCGCGATCTACAGTGCGAGCGCCTCGTTCGCTAAGGGCGACGCCTCCGTTTCTGGCTTCGTAATAAGACAGATGGTCTGGGGCGCGATGAGCGCGGTCGTCTATCTGGCGGTACTCAAAGCGGACTACAGGAATTTTCTTAAATACGCCGGTCCTCTCTTCGTCTGCATCGTCATAATTTTTGTGGCGCTGCTTGTCGTGGGGCATACCGCGAAGGGGTCGCAGCGGTGGTTCAACTTCGGATTCTTCCGTTTTCAGCCCTCGGAGCTCGGCAAGGTGATATTCGCGCTCGCGCTTGCGAGGCTCTGTTCGGCGCTGCCGCCCAACAACAGGCGCGGGATCGGCGCCGCCGTGCTCGTCGCGGGGGCCGCTATCGTGCCGATAATGCTGCAGCCGGATCTGGGCAGCTCGCTGGTCTATGCCGTGATGCTGATAGCCGTATTCATCGCGGCGGGCACGCCCGTGAAGATCCTCGCTTCGATGGCGGGGGTGGGGATGGCGATGCTGCCGCTTGGGTGGATGGTTTTGAAACCCTATCAGAGAATGCGCCTGCTGGTTTTCCTCGATCCGACGATCGATCCGCAGGGTTCGGGGTATAATGTTATACAATCGCGCATCGCGGTCGGTTCGGGGGGCCTTTACGGCAAGGGCTTCATGCACGGCACGCAGGGCAAGCTCCACTTTCTGCCGGAGCCGCACACCGACTTTATCTTCAGCGTCTTCTCGGAGGAGTTTGGCTTTATCGGATGCGCCGTCGTGCTGCTGTTCTTCGCGGTCCTGCTGTGGCGCATTTTGAATGTTTCGCAGTACACGAAGGATTTACAGGCGAAGCTGATGTGCGCCGCAATCGCGGCGTGGCTGTGGTTTCAGATCATGGAGAGCGTGGCGATGAGCATGGGGCTTGCGCCGGTGACGGGGCTGCCGCTGCCGCTCTTCAGTTACGGAGGCAGCTCTCTGCTTGTGATATCGTTGGGGCTCGCCCTTGTTCAGAGCGCGAACATCGTCGCGCGCAAAGATAGATTTTAA
- the minE gene encoding cell division topological specificity factor MinE, which translates to MRIFDCISSLFGSQKSSSVAKERLQLVLIHDRNDISPEILTALRADLINTIKKYLDIDENGIELDLNREDRSVALLASIPLKNMQRPVRGRKRTGETER; encoded by the coding sequence ATGAGAATATTTGATTGTATCAGCAGCCTTTTCGGCTCGCAGAAGAGCAGCTCGGTGGCGAAAGAGCGGCTACAGCTGGTGCTTATACATGACAGGAACGATATCTCGCCGGAGATACTCACGGCGCTGCGCGCAGACCTTATAAATACGATCAAAAAGTATCTTGATATCGACGAAAACGGGATCGAGCTCGACCTTAACAGAGAAGACCGCTCGGTGGCGCTGCTGGCGAGTATTCCGCTGAAAAACATGCAGCGGCCAGTCAGGGGCAGAAAGAGGACGGGGGAGACGGAAAGGTAA
- a CDS encoding Rne/Rng family ribonuclease: MSGWSKKIIANLVDPEEIRIAIIDEKGKLYEFFVERMLEHQRTGEIYKARVDSVLPGMNSAFLNLGDGRNGFLYLDDVKGMEVRPGMEMLMQVVKNARKGKGARVSPRVSLAGRYMVLIPGGHETGVSKRIEDDEERARLRAIAKDLRPQNFGIIIRTVAEGCDAEGLREDVEGLLSQWETIQRNAKQNGAPCLIHRDIGSLERVLRDELTDEIDEIVIDSEEEKESVEAIVKKFFPEKEIDVNLFKGKMPLFEVYGLENQIAELQDRKVWLPSGAYLVIDQTEALTVIDVNTGKFVGSKNLNDTVLKTNLEAAIEIARQLRLRALGGIVVVDFIDMENESDNQALVHQLQELFKNDRCKARVYGVTGLGLVEITRKRARTDIRAALTRGCPFCGGLGTVTKEESVAVQIKRFIRKITLSSKAEALLVECYTTVAEYISETFLSAWEEEFERKIFIRGCPDLSWGKYRLKCQGSLSQVEHRINVLQKREGWAIVHRSPSA; the protein is encoded by the coding sequence ATGTCAGGCTGGTCAAAAAAGATAATAGCCAATCTTGTTGACCCCGAGGAGATCAGGATCGCCATCATCGACGAAAAGGGGAAACTTTACGAATTCTTTGTCGAGCGGATGCTTGAGCATCAGCGGACCGGCGAGATATACAAGGCGCGGGTCGACAGCGTGCTGCCGGGGATGAACTCCGCCTTCCTGAATCTCGGCGACGGCAGGAACGGATTCCTTTACCTTGACGACGTCAAGGGCATGGAGGTCAGGCCGGGTATGGAGATGCTCATGCAGGTCGTCAAAAACGCGCGCAAGGGCAAGGGCGCGCGCGTCTCACCGCGCGTCTCGCTCGCGGGCCGCTATATGGTGCTGATCCCCGGCGGCCACGAGACGGGAGTTTCAAAGCGTATCGAGGACGACGAGGAGCGCGCGCGCCTGCGCGCCATCGCGAAGGATCTGCGCCCGCAAAACTTCGGGATCATCATCAGGACCGTCGCGGAGGGCTGCGACGCCGAAGGGCTGCGCGAGGACGTCGAAGGGCTCCTCTCACAGTGGGAGACGATCCAGCGCAACGCGAAACAGAACGGCGCCCCCTGTCTCATCCACCGGGATATCGGCTCTCTAGAGCGCGTGCTGCGCGACGAGCTGACCGACGAGATAGACGAGATAGTCATCGACAGCGAAGAGGAAAAAGAGAGCGTCGAGGCGATCGTCAAAAAATTCTTCCCCGAAAAGGAGATCGACGTAAACCTCTTCAAGGGCAAAATGCCGCTCTTTGAAGTCTACGGGCTGGAAAACCAGATCGCCGAGCTGCAGGACCGCAAGGTCTGGCTCCCCTCGGGGGCCTACCTCGTCATCGACCAGACCGAGGCGCTGACGGTGATCGACGTCAACACAGGCAAATTCGTCGGTTCAAAAAATCTTAACGACACGGTGCTCAAGACGAACCTTGAGGCCGCCATCGAGATCGCCCGCCAGCTGCGGCTGCGCGCGCTCGGCGGCATCGTCGTCGTCGATTTTATCGACATGGAAAACGAGTCGGACAACCAGGCCCTCGTGCACCAGCTGCAGGAGCTCTTCAAAAACGACCGCTGCAAGGCGCGCGTCTACGGCGTCACCGGCCTCGGCCTTGTGGAAATCACGCGGAAACGCGCGCGCACGGACATCAGGGCGGCGCTTACGCGCGGTTGTCCCTTCTGCGGCGGGCTGGGAACGGTGACCAAAGAGGAGAGCGTAGCGGTGCAGATCAAACGCTTCATCAGGAAGATAACGCTCTCGTCGAAGGCGGAGGCTCTGCTGGTGGAGTGCTACACGACCGTCGCCGAATATATAAGCGAGACCTTCCTCTCCGCCTGGGAGGAAGAATTTGAGAGAAAAATATTCATCCGCGGCTGTCCCGACCTCTCCTGGGGCAAATACCGTCTCAAGTGTCAGGGCTCGCTGTCGCAGGTGGAACATCGCATAAACGTGCTTCAGAAGCGGGAGGGCTGGGCCATTGTACATCGGTCGCCTTCAGCTTAA
- a CDS encoding methyltransferase domain-containing protein, with product MEDCHNLLCGALKMIQPAAGEGLRVNVDTVLLAHFSRPKRGEKILEIGCAHGAVSLILAKRGFPVTGIDIQPHLIALAKKNAVLNGLEAEFISADIREYKKIAPAQSFDRIVVNPPYDEAERSRPSPKEPVSTAMHGACCRLEDIIAASHYLLKNRGRLDLVMRGDRIGELFALLDRYKTPPKQMRCVHPRPGERASVALVEAVRSGSHGLIIEPPLFITDASGSETPELKEAYIIEEVR from the coding sequence ATGGAAGACTGCCATAATCTGCTCTGCGGAGCGCTGAAGATGATCCAGCCCGCGGCGGGAGAGGGACTGCGCGTGAACGTAGACACCGTCCTGCTCGCGCACTTCTCGCGTCCGAAGCGCGGCGAGAAAATACTGGAAATCGGCTGCGCCCACGGAGCGGTATCCCTCATTCTCGCGAAGCGCGGCTTTCCCGTGACGGGGATCGACATCCAGCCGCACCTCATCGCGCTCGCGAAAAAAAACGCCGTGCTGAACGGCCTGGAGGCGGAATTCATCTCCGCCGACATCCGCGAATATAAAAAAATCGCCCCGGCCCAGAGCTTTGACCGTATCGTGGTGAATCCGCCATACGACGAGGCGGAGCGCAGCAGGCCGAGCCCGAAAGAGCCGGTCTCCACCGCGATGCACGGCGCCTGCTGCCGCTTGGAGGATATCATCGCCGCCTCCCACTACCTTCTGAAAAACCGCGGGCGGCTCGACCTTGTGATGCGGGGCGACCGCATCGGCGAACTCTTCGCGCTGCTCGACCGCTATAAGACGCCGCCGAAACAGATGCGCTGCGTCCATCCGCGCCCCGGCGAACGCGCCTCCGTCGCGCTTGTCGAGGCGGTGCGTTCCGGCAGTCACGGCCTTATAATAGAACCGCCATTATTCATAACGGACGCCTCCGGCTCGGAGACGCCGGAGCTCAAAGAGGCATACATTATCGAGGAGGTGCGCTGA
- a CDS encoding TIGR03960 family B12-binding radical SAM protein: MQGAIEEGRLRRLLSSVKRPSRYIGGEWGSGPVKEGEDLVRICYAFPDLYEVGMSYLGFQILYPLTKSLPYADAERVYTPWPDMEAAMRDSGTPIWALESKRPLTDFDAVGFTLQYELSYTNILTILDLAGIPFRSAERGEEHPLILAGGIGALAPEPVAPFIDAFMVGDGEVLIPEVLKCLHGLKGAKRAERLAALAAIEGVYVPALYDGSRKIRRRIAEDLDGAFYHTSMIVPNTGIVHDRVAVQVFKGCTRGCRFCQAGIIDRPLRERSAESVCEQVKGLLASTGWEEVGLLSLAICDWNGLPAAMEKFAPMLADNQIKLSLPSLRVDTFSVNLAAGLESMRKGGLTFAPEAGTQRLRDVINKGVTDEAIEAALDETFSHGWDRVKLYFMMGLPTETAEDLAGILDICSRAASIAKRYKRRGDVNASIAGFVPKAHTPFQWEAQASIAELRERGRGLKNSLKNRKVSLSYHEPEQTFLEGVFARGDSRLAAAVEEAWRRGARFDGWTEYFNFDLWAAVFADLGIDAASYTAARGVDDKLPWDHIDCGVTKDFLLREREKALAAATTGDCRGGCNGCGWQGRTKAKGCPHVEN, translated from the coding sequence ATGCAAGGAGCTATTGAAGAGGGGCGGCTTCGCCGGCTGCTCTCCTCTGTTAAGCGCCCGTCCCGTTATATCGGCGGCGAATGGGGAAGCGGCCCTGTCAAAGAGGGGGAGGATCTTGTGCGTATCTGTTACGCCTTTCCCGACCTCTATGAGGTGGGGATGAGCTACCTCGGTTTTCAGATACTCTACCCGCTGACAAAATCGCTGCCCTACGCCGACGCGGAGCGCGTCTACACGCCATGGCCGGATATGGAGGCGGCGATGCGGGATTCCGGCACGCCTATCTGGGCGCTTGAGAGCAAACGTCCGCTCACCGATTTTGACGCCGTGGGCTTCACGCTGCAGTACGAGCTTTCATACACGAATATCTTAACGATTCTTGATCTTGCAGGGATACCGTTCCGCTCCGCGGAGCGCGGGGAGGAGCATCCGCTCATCCTTGCCGGCGGCATCGGCGCGCTTGCGCCGGAGCCGGTCGCCCCCTTTATCGACGCCTTTATGGTGGGGGACGGCGAGGTGCTCATACCGGAGGTGCTGAAATGCCTCCACGGGCTCAAGGGCGCCAAACGGGCCGAGAGGCTCGCGGCGCTGGCCGCCATTGAGGGGGTCTATGTGCCGGCGCTGTACGACGGAAGCAGAAAGATCCGCCGGCGGATCGCCGAAGACCTCGACGGCGCCTTCTACCACACCTCGATGATCGTGCCGAATACCGGCATCGTCCACGACCGGGTCGCCGTACAGGTATTTAAGGGCTGTACGCGCGGCTGCCGCTTCTGCCAGGCGGGGATCATCGACCGCCCGCTGCGGGAGCGCAGCGCCGAATCCGTCTGCGAACAGGTCAAGGGGCTGCTCGCCTCGACGGGGTGGGAGGAGGTCGGGCTTTTGTCCCTCGCCATCTGCGACTGGAACGGGCTGCCGGCGGCGATGGAAAAATTCGCCCCGATGCTTGCGGACAACCAGATAAAGCTCTCCCTGCCCAGCCTGCGCGTCGACACCTTCTCCGTGAACCTTGCGGCGGGGCTGGAGTCGATGAGGAAGGGCGGCCTCACCTTCGCCCCCGAGGCGGGAACGCAGCGCCTCCGCGACGTCATCAACAAAGGCGTCACGGACGAAGCGATCGAGGCGGCGCTGGACGAGACCTTCTCCCATGGCTGGGACCGGGTCAAACTATACTTTATGATGGGGCTGCCGACCGAAACGGCGGAGGACCTCGCGGGCATTCTGGATATATGCAGCCGCGCGGCCTCGATCGCCAAACGCTACAAGCGGCGCGGCGACGTCAACGCCTCCATCGCGGGATTCGTGCCGAAGGCGCACACGCCGTTCCAGTGGGAGGCGCAGGCCTCCATCGCCGAGCTGCGTGAGCGCGGCCGCGGACTTAAGAATTCGCTGAAAAACAGAAAAGTCTCCCTCTCCTATCACGAGCCGGAACAGACCTTTCTTGAGGGCGTATTCGCGCGCGGCGACTCCCGCCTCGCGGCGGCGGTCGAGGAGGCCTGGCGGCGCGGAGCGCGCTTTGACGGCTGGACGGAATACTTCAACTTCGACCTCTGGGCGGCGGTCTTTGCCGACCTGGGGATAGACGCGGCTAGTTACACAGCGGCGCGCGGAGTGGACGATAAACTGCCGTGGGACCACATAGACTGCGGTGTGACGAAAGATTTTCTGCTGCGCGAACGCGAAAAGGCACTCGCGGCGGCGACTACCGGCGACTGCCGCGGCGGCTGTAACGGCTGCGGCTGGCAGGGCCGTACGAAGGCGAAGGGGTGCCCCCATGTCGAGAATTAG
- the smc gene encoding chromosome segregation protein SMC translates to MYIGRLQLKGFKSFGGSHDLILSSGFTAIVGPNGSGKSNLLDALRWSLGDSSASRLRISRQSDLLFQGSVSKETAREAEVTLHLREDDRVCSVKRRVTAPDGTTSLFVDNARKTLTELDEIKRSWKLEGARFAFIGQGEVQEVLKQSPSERRMHLEVLFGIDIYRKKRMEAQDRLTTVKEEYDQLRHLMGELTSRREEIAPDVARAAQMRAILDSIEGDRRLLYWLRRAECERTVAAIAAELEAAASLREGTIFWSRFWKGANGALELKLTHAAQAHRQQSWELEQCRNRFDSLIKSGYASAANLRGSKARLQEARTEQAEAKERYAKLLEEQKKSLEENKNAREELQKAELAQKAIEKKWNEYNERLEKTRLEREAWNNEKGRLDGELQKCRAKLSYLGKELLELRSKKANAPDERKDLDFQIKHLEEERTRLNSEQEKLVKEHSELYALCQNLAAELQRAKRESVNLRSKLNDATESLQAGLYPAPVRHLLSASKLKRLDADPHAVIDVLSAPANLATALEAYLGGRQFQLLVEDMDEAGRCISQLKKNSAGTATFLPLERARPRYPNKAAWLPSRGVVGWAIELIRVEDHWLPAIQHILGDLLIVDTYDIGKELVRSGFRGPIVTMEGDVFQPGGTVSGGRSQKSGRVLEMKAQVARLEEEADKAQRAAESLSKKYKEAEGKELAASEQKEEYTRKIREVNGKIAVIEDQKESIAKEQRRAAGERGRILDSIKSEGKSWSALLAAMDELEEKRDRASDVEDDRHLIEEREKCRARATVAASNLSAGFALMNRVSNDVRAQESKLRKLEEETAELDQSCVRERSNLARVGGSCLEIHLRRKELLAEIEEHGGLYTRLEKIKEYIKSRQTKAESRMQGESEKFTLAQARKGETERDLGELVSTWEEQFPYPGPEELPGDVGVDELHRKIRDGDRKIKAFGDVNMGVLSEDQSLKDRLAFLGEQLDDVRASAAEIERLISDTDLMAHRQFSAALLKVDERFCHLFKTLFGGGEAHLVMTEGETIWNTGVEIDARLPGKHTQVLNQYSGGERALISISLLFATMEVAGSPIAVLDEVDAALDESNLRRFSELTKEYAKSRQILAMTHRRATMERADVLYGVTLQEPGLSQVVGVRLEDWT, encoded by the coding sequence TTGTACATCGGTCGCCTTCAGCTTAAGGGCTTCAAGAGCTTCGGCGGCTCTCACGACCTCATCCTCTCGTCGGGCTTCACGGCAATCGTCGGGCCGAACGGCAGCGGTAAGAGCAACCTGCTCGACGCGCTGCGCTGGTCTCTCGGCGACAGCAGCGCGAGCCGTCTGCGTATCAGCCGCCAGAGCGACCTGCTCTTTCAGGGCTCCGTCAGCAAAGAGACGGCGCGTGAGGCGGAGGTCACCCTCCATCTGCGCGAAGATGACCGCGTATGCTCCGTCAAACGCCGCGTCACGGCCCCTGACGGCACGACGAGCCTCTTTGTCGATAACGCGCGAAAGACGCTTACAGAACTGGACGAGATAAAAAGGAGCTGGAAGCTCGAGGGCGCCCGTTTCGCCTTCATCGGCCAGGGAGAGGTGCAGGAGGTGCTCAAACAGAGCCCCTCCGAGCGCCGTATGCACCTTGAGGTGCTCTTCGGCATCGATATCTACAGAAAAAAACGCATGGAGGCGCAGGACCGCCTCACCACCGTCAAAGAGGAATACGACCAGCTGCGTCACCTGATGGGAGAGCTAACGTCGCGCCGCGAGGAGATCGCGCCCGACGTGGCGCGCGCCGCGCAGATGCGCGCGATCCTTGACAGCATCGAGGGGGACCGCCGTTTGCTCTACTGGCTGCGCCGCGCCGAATGTGAAAGGACCGTCGCGGCCATCGCCGCGGAGCTGGAGGCCGCAGCTTCGCTGCGTGAGGGAACGATCTTCTGGTCGCGCTTTTGGAAGGGTGCGAACGGGGCGCTGGAGCTCAAACTTACGCACGCCGCGCAGGCCCACCGCCAGCAGAGCTGGGAGCTGGAACAATGCCGCAATCGTTTCGACAGCCTGATAAAGTCCGGCTACGCCTCGGCGGCGAACCTGCGCGGCTCGAAGGCGCGGCTGCAGGAGGCCAGGACCGAACAGGCGGAGGCGAAAGAGCGTTACGCCAAGCTGCTCGAAGAGCAAAAAAAATCCCTTGAAGAGAATAAAAATGCGCGCGAAGAGCTCCAAAAGGCCGAACTGGCCCAGAAGGCGATCGAGAAAAAGTGGAATGAATACAACGAAAGGCTTGAAAAGACGCGCCTTGAGCGCGAAGCGTGGAACAACGAAAAGGGGCGCCTCGACGGCGAACTGCAGAAGTGCCGCGCAAAACTTTCATATCTGGGCAAAGAGCTGCTCGAGCTGCGCAGCAAAAAGGCAAACGCCCCCGACGAACGCAAAGACCTTGATTTTCAGATAAAACATCTTGAGGAAGAGCGCACCCGGCTCAACTCCGAGCAGGAGAAGCTGGTCAAGGAGCACAGCGAGCTTTACGCCCTCTGTCAGAACCTTGCCGCCGAACTGCAGCGCGCCAAGCGCGAATCGGTGAACCTGCGCTCAAAGCTCAACGACGCGACCGAATCGCTGCAGGCCGGGCTCTATCCCGCGCCGGTGCGCCATCTGCTCTCCGCCTCCAAGCTGAAACGGCTTGACGCGGACCCGCACGCCGTCATCGACGTTCTCTCCGCCCCCGCCAACCTCGCGACGGCCCTCGAGGCCTACCTCGGCGGCCGCCAGTTTCAGCTGCTCGTCGAGGACATGGACGAGGCGGGACGCTGCATCAGCCAGCTGAAAAAGAACTCCGCCGGTACCGCCACCTTCCTGCCTCTCGAGAGGGCTCGTCCGCGCTATCCCAACAAGGCGGCGTGGCTGCCGTCGCGCGGCGTCGTCGGCTGGGCGATCGAGCTGATTCGCGTCGAAGACCACTGGCTGCCGGCCATACAGCACATCTTAGGAGACCTGCTAATTGTAGATACCTACGATATCGGAAAAGAGCTGGTGCGCTCCGGTTTCAGAGGCCCCATAGTTACCATGGAGGGCGACGTATTCCAGCCCGGCGGCACCGTGAGCGGCGGCCGCAGCCAGAAGAGCGGACGTGTGCTTGAGATGAAGGCGCAGGTCGCCCGTCTCGAGGAAGAGGCGGATAAGGCCCAGCGCGCCGCGGAGTCCCTCTCGAAAAAATACAAGGAGGCCGAGGGAAAAGAGCTTGCCGCCTCCGAGCAAAAAGAAGAATACACCCGCAAAATACGCGAGGTGAACGGCAAAATAGCCGTTATAGAGGACCAGAAAGAATCCATCGCCAAGGAGCAGCGCCGCGCCGCCGGAGAACGAGGCCGGATACTCGACTCCATCAAATCGGAGGGAAAAAGCTGGTCCGCGCTGCTAGCCGCGATGGACGAACTGGAAGAAAAGCGTGACCGCGCCTCCGATGTGGAGGACGACCGCCACCTTATTGAGGAGCGCGAAAAATGCCGCGCCCGCGCCACCGTGGCGGCCTCCAACCTCTCGGCGGGCTTCGCCCTGATGAACCGCGTGAGCAACGACGTGCGCGCGCAGGAGAGCAAACTGCGCAAGCTTGAGGAGGAGACGGCGGAGCTTGACCAGAGCTGCGTCCGCGAACGCTCCAACCTCGCCCGCGTCGGCGGCAGCTGCCTAGAGATACATCTGCGCCGCAAAGAGCTTCTTGCGGAGATCGAGGAACACGGCGGCCTCTATACGAGGCTTGAAAAAATCAAAGAATACATCAAAAGCCGCCAGACAAAGGCGGAGAGCCGCATGCAGGGCGAATCGGAAAAATTCACGCTCGCGCAGGCCCGCAAGGGCGAGACGGAGCGCGATCTCGGCGAACTTGTCAGCACCTGGGAGGAGCAGTTTCCCTATCCCGGCCCCGAGGAGCTTCCCGGCGACGTCGGCGTCGACGAACTGCACCGCAAAATACGCGACGGCGACCGGAAGATAAAGGCCTTCGGCGACGTCAACATGGGCGTCCTCTCCGAAGACCAGAGCCTCAAAGACCGGCTCGCCTTCCTCGGCGAACAGCTTGACGACGTGCGCGCCAGCGCCGCCGAGATCGAGCGGCTCATCTCCGACACCGACCTGATGGCCCACCGCCAGTTCTCCGCCGCCCTTCTGAAGGTCGACGAACGTTTCTGCCACCTCTTCAAGACCCTCTTCGGCGGCGGCGAAGCCCACCTTGTGATGACCGAGGGCGAGACGATCTGGAACACCGGCGTCGAGATCGACGCGCGGCTGCCGGGGAAACACACGCAGGTGCTGAACCAGTACTCCGGCGGCGAACGCGCCCTCATCTCCATCTCGCTGCTCTTTGCGACCATGGAAGTCGCCGGATCGCCCATCGCGGTGCTTGACGAAGTCGACGCGGCGCTTGACGAGTCCAACCTCCGCCGCTTCAGCGAGCTGACGAAAGAATACGCCAAAAGCCGCCAGATCCTTGCGATGACGCACCGGCGGGCGACGATGGAGCGCGCCGACGTCCTCTACGGCGTCACGCTGCAGGAGCCGGGACTCTCACAGGTTGTCGGCGTGCGGCTCGAGGACTGGACATAA
- a CDS encoding TIGR03936 family radical SAM-associated protein, whose translation MSRIRIIFEKRGLFTFVNHMDLPVIFSRAARRAGLTQEFTQGFSPHPRISLASPLAIGVEGLAEPADFWFEKWDEESFHRWSEMLPEGLKILKYAEVEDGLNLAKLIDAVVYRISGDGAPLDGRAAQVLSDEATRLNALFACSFNEGTVTLTVGDLEHCGAGLLVKALAAAEVVSGWRDLRMERLTVGKWNAEAGAVLPLI comes from the coding sequence ATGTCGAGAATTAGGATCATCTTTGAAAAGCGGGGACTCTTCACCTTTGTGAACCACATGGACCTGCCCGTAATCTTTTCCCGCGCCGCGCGGCGCGCCGGGCTGACGCAGGAGTTCACCCAGGGCTTTTCGCCCCACCCGCGGATAAGCCTCGCTTCGCCGCTCGCTATTGGAGTGGAGGGGCTGGCGGAGCCGGCGGACTTCTGGTTTGAAAAATGGGATGAGGAATCTTTCCATCGGTGGAGCGAGATGCTCCCCGAGGGATTAAAAATATTGAAATATGCGGAAGTAGAGGACGGGTTAAACCTGGCAAAGCTGATAGACGCGGTGGTCTACCGGATATCCGGCGACGGCGCGCCCCTTGACGGGCGGGCGGCGCAGGTATTGTCCGACGAGGCCACGCGCTTGAACGCGCTCTTTGCCTGTTCCTTTAATGAGGGAACGGTGACGCTTACGGTCGGCGATCTCGAACACTGCGGCGCCGGTCTGCTCGTCAAAGCGCTTGCCGCGGCGGAGGTAGTCTCCGGCTGGCGGGACCTGCGTATGGAACGCCTCACCGTCGGCAAATGGAACGCCGAAGCCGGCGCCGTTCTTCCGCTTATTTAA
- the rsmI gene encoding 16S rRNA (cytidine(1402)-2'-O)-methyltransferase produces MPLIIIPTPVGNLEDMTLRGLRELREADVVACEDTRRTLQLLNHFEIKKPLISCHEHNETERVEPLMARLAAGERVALVSDAGTPGLSDPGGIMARAAAERGYPVDVLPGANALLPALLLSGAEMDSFLFVGFLKGKREEKRRRLEEIKTLRETLVFYMSPHRLLKELELMGGILGDRGAALVREISKVHQETIRGTLLSFCDTMPEEKIRGEFVCVVDGAAEAERDDAGWRDEALALARAGESTKNLANSLAIKYGIQKNVIKKFIIENCSREA; encoded by the coding sequence ATGCCGCTGATAATCATACCGACTCCCGTCGGAAACCTTGAGGACATGACGCTGCGCGGCCTGCGCGAACTGCGCGAAGCCGACGTCGTCGCCTGCGAGGACACGCGCCGCACACTGCAGCTGCTCAACCATTTTGAAATAAAAAAGCCGCTCATCTCCTGCCATGAACATAACGAGACGGAGCGCGTCGAACCGCTGATGGCGCGCCTCGCGGCGGGGGAACGCGTCGCCCTCGTCTCCGACGCCGGCACTCCGGGCCTCTCCGACCCGGGAGGGATAATGGCGCGGGCGGCGGCGGAACGGGGATATCCCGTCGACGTGCTGCCGGGGGCGAACGCGCTGCTTCCGGCGTTGCTGCTCTCGGGAGCCGAGATGGACTCCTTCCTCTTCGTCGGCTTCCTCAAAGGCAAACGGGAAGAAAAGCGGCGGCGTCTCGAAGAGATAAAGACGCTGCGCGAGACGCTTGTCTTCTACATGTCGCCGCACCGGCTGCTGAAAGAGCTGGAGCTGATGGGCGGCATCCTCGGGGACCGCGGAGCGGCGCTCGTGCGCGAAATAAGCAAGGTGCATCAGGAGACTATCCGCGGCACGCTGCTGTCATTTTGTGATACAATGCCCGAGGAAAAAATCCGTGGGGAGTTCGTCTGCGTCGTCGACGGCGCGGCGGAGGCGGAGCGGGACGACGCAGGCTGGCGGGATGAGGCGCTTGCGCTGGCGCGCGCCGGAGAATCGACGAAAAATCTTGCCAACTCGCTCGCGATAAAGTATGGTATACAGAAGAATGTCATTAAAAAATTCATTATAGAAAATTGCTCCAGGGAGGCATAA